Proteins encoded together in one Microbacterium sp. zg-Y625 window:
- the purN gene encoding phosphoribosylglycinamide formyltransferase produces MLTVAVLISGAGSNLRALLEAANDPAFPARVVVVGADRDASGLAHAEEFGIPSFVVPWRGAAERDAWGAELQEQLQVWQPDLVVLSGLMKLLPAAVVEAWSPRIINTHPAYLPEFPGAHGVRDALAAGATRTGASVIVVDNGVDSGPVLAQERVPVLPGDDEHTLHERIKPVERRLLIDVVRRIAVGELDLTAASAH; encoded by the coding sequence GTGCTCACGGTCGCCGTCCTCATCTCGGGTGCCGGATCGAACCTCCGGGCCCTCCTCGAAGCCGCGAACGATCCCGCCTTCCCGGCCCGGGTGGTCGTCGTCGGCGCCGACCGGGACGCCTCCGGCCTCGCGCACGCCGAGGAGTTCGGCATCCCGAGCTTCGTCGTCCCCTGGCGAGGCGCCGCCGAGCGCGATGCGTGGGGAGCCGAGCTGCAGGAGCAGCTGCAGGTCTGGCAGCCGGACCTCGTCGTGCTGAGCGGCCTGATGAAGCTGCTGCCCGCCGCCGTCGTCGAAGCCTGGTCGCCGCGCATCATCAACACCCACCCGGCCTACCTCCCCGAGTTCCCCGGCGCGCACGGCGTGCGCGACGCCCTCGCTGCCGGCGCCACCCGCACCGGGGCGAGCGTCATCGTCGTCGACAACGGTGTCGACTCCGGCCCGGTCCTCGCGCAGGAGCGCGTGCCGGTGCTGCCCGGAGACGACGAGCACACCCTGCATGAGCGCATCAAGCCCGTCGAGCGGCGCCTGCTGATCGACGTCGTCCGCCGTATCGCCG